The following proteins are co-located in the Apium graveolens cultivar Ventura chromosome 5, ASM990537v1, whole genome shotgun sequence genome:
- the LOC141661385 gene encoding uncharacterized protein LOC141661385, whose protein sequence is MCSKNLMDSANQKETGVMDESCREGKRQKYSGRLGNYRPSASVAPMPLAFAPPTNAHPDPIAFASPEDNLIRPLTSLVTADGLPYRPKNNVRPENLASGGEHMPEVHDPDVEAFESLLNREIEELNMKIEEDTAREAQWQMSQFTSTFTELYTGFETSRKKRKDLEKQVTNLKGRIQILKDKEAHWDEKKKEIERERDEAREEARKAVNEKRILEQKLEKAAKQYKAGLGTFLAYMATGEGKSMGEYVKELVKETPCNNRAPADRAEPDGGM, encoded by the exons ATGTGTTCCAAAAATCTA ATGGATTCAGCAAACCAGAAGGAGACGGGAGTTATGGATGAGAGTTGTCGTGAGGGGAAGAGGCAGAAGTATAGTGGTAGACTGGGAAACTACCGACCTAGTGCATCAGTAGCCCCAATGCCACTTGCATTTGCACCCCCAACAAATGCACATCCTGATCCAATTGCATTTGCGTCCCCAGAAGACAATTTAATTCGACCTTTAACAAGCTTGGTCACAGCTGATGGTTTACCATACAGGCCAAAGAACAATGTTCGGCCAGAGAACTTAG CATCAGGAGGGGAACATATGCCAGAGGTCCATGATCCTGATGTGGAGGCTTTTGAGTCCCTGCTTAACAGGGAAATTGAAGAGCTAAACATGAAAATTGAAGAGGATACTGCAAGAGAGGCTCAATGGCAGATGAGTCAA TTTACCTCAACCTTCACTGAGCTATACACTGGCTTTGAGACATCAAGGAAGAAAAGAAAGGATCTGGAAAAGCAAGTAACCAACCTCAAGGGTCGGATACAAATATTGAAAGATAAGGAAGCCCACTGGGACGAGAAGAAGAAAGAGATTGAGAGGGAACGCGATGAAGCTCGAGAAGAAGCACGTAAAGCTGTCAATGAGAAACGAATTCTGGAGCAAAAGTTGGAGAAGGCTGCCAAGCAATACAAGGCTGGCTTAGGCACCTTTCTTGCATACATGGCAACTGGGGAAGGTAAATCAATGGGGGAGTATGTAAAGGAGCTCGTGAAGGAGACTCCTTGTAACAATAGGGCCCCAGCTGACCGGGCAGAACCTGATGGGGGAATGTGA